The following proteins are co-located in the Tetrapisispora phaffii CBS 4417 chromosome 4, complete genome genome:
- the BUD31 gene encoding U2 snRNP complex subunit BUD31 (similar to Saccharomyces cerevisiae BUD31 (YCR063W); ancestral locus Anc_6.330): MPRINLKTAKNAPKGFEDIKETLQEFQEELDDIQSSEKSSKLAARANVSLWEIMRIHNERSRYVYNLFYKRKAISRELYEWLLKNKYGDKYLISKWKKKGYEKLCCLRCIQSAETVHGTTCICRVPRAQLERNAEKDGDSKVSFTQCVHCGCHGCSSTD, from the coding sequence ATGCCTCGTATCAATCTAAAAACAGCTAAAAATGCGCCAAAGGGTTTTGAAGACATCAAAGAGACATTGCAGGAATTCcaagaagaattagatgACATACAGAGTTCTGAGAAGAGCTCGAAGTTGGCAGCAAGAGCCAACGTTTCGCTGTGGGAGATCATGAGAATCCATAATGAGCGTTCGAGATATGTATATAACTTGTTTTACAAGAGGAAAGCTATATCAAGAGAACTTTACGAATGGctattgaaaaacaaatatGGTGACAAGTACCTAATTTCGAAGTGGAAAAAAAAAGGATATGAAAAGCTTTGTTGTCTACGATGTATACAGTCAGCGGAGACTGTCCATGGCACGACGTGTATTTGTAGAGTTCCCAGAGCACAACTTGAGCGTAATGCAGAAAAGGATGGTGATAGCAAAGTATCTTTCACCCAATGTGTTCATTGTGGATGTCATGGTTGTTCGAGTACCGATTGA
- the HCM1 gene encoding Hcm1p (similar to Saccharomyces cerevisiae HCM1 (YCR065W); ancestral locus Anc_6.331), translating into MNQGFAADFIAPNTISPIGNLRRTFSSEEHHMYGNGMVTSIDTKEIITPPGSTVRGKNKKTTGSLKHPLSPEFSSPITHSKSKKQKSESNTTRSNGNLTLDELIESLAIRNSREELHTKPPYSYATLISLAILQSQDGKLTLAQIYNWISVHFTYYKQKDSGWQNSIRHNLSLNEAFIKTTKADDGKGHYWELKPGYETKFFKNENRSVEQVKAKLQEMEKYFQSGAVPHYSKSNQNDTDSEEYSAPSSARGGSNFRTSSSPLKFAAIHQDYNIVNNEMEVTPSYPISMSPNTASLQPVPTLNFGVKFSSNEANTKDRFTAKRFHTTLGFQRNQDKNIALFDGGIAGNSLSSLGIPSGSDLLKSPQNIQRYTSSFNSSFETSPLPSIQRRKSIAGVNTNDSTQLNTNEDYSGSSILLALPQPVGTDMLKTPKIKTTGMFEKTPVRFITTPRDDGSLLKKWQTPSNIFEDFYCSPLFKGMGTPIKFSSTPNGASNKILSPSGKLSQDNVLKDSNKSQLSSNGLFGVDVYSVWKRATENKSEAKILDEKLSKFSEVEEKKQ; encoded by the coding sequence ATGAATCAAGGATTCGCTGCAGATTTTATTGCGCCAAATACAATTTCGCCGATTGGTAATCTAAGGAGGACGTTTAGCAGTGAAGAACATCATATGTATGGTAATGGTATGGTAACCTCTATTGACACTAAAGAGATCATTACCCCTCCGGGATCTACAGTTAGGGGcaagaataaaaaaacaacagGTTCTCTGAAACATCCATTGTCTCCAGAGTTTTCTTCGCCCATTACTCACTCGAAAAGtaagaaacaaaaatcaGAAAGCAATACAACAAGATCGAATGGTAATTTAACTTTAGATGAATTGATCGAATCGTTGGCTATAAGAAACTCACGTGAAGAATTGCATACTAAACCTCCATATTCGTATGCAACATTGATTAGTTTGGCAATTTTGCAATCCCAAGATGGTAAGCTAACATTGGCTCAGATTTATAATTGGATTTCGGTTCATTTCACATATTATAAACAAAAGGATTCTGGTTGGCAAAATTCCATTAGacataatttatcattgaATGAGGCTTTCATTAAGACTACAAAAGCCGATGATGGGAAAGGTCACTATTGGGAACTTAAGCCAGGTTATGAAACCAAGTTcttcaaaaatgaaaatagaTCAGTTGAACAAGTTAAAGCAAAACTTCAGGAGATggaaaaatatttccaGTCAGGTGCAGTTCCACATTACTCTaaatcaaatcaaaatGATACTGACTCTGAAGAATATTCAGCACCCTCAAGTGCTAGGGGTGGTTCAAACTTCAGAACAAGTTCTTCTCCATTAAAATTTGCTGCCATACATCaagattataatattgttaataatgaaatggAAGTGACGCCTTCCTATCCGATTAGCATGTCACCAAATACTGCTTCTTTACAGCCTGTACCAACATTGAATTTTGGAGTGAAATTTTCTAGTAACGAAGCCAATACAAAAGATAGGTTTACAGCAAAGAGATTTCATACCACATTAGGTTTTCAAAGAAATCAAGATAAGAACATAGCTTTATTTGATGGTGGAATTGCTGGTAATTCGCTTTCTTCATTAGGTATACCATCAGGTtctgatttattaaaatcgCCACAAAATATACAAAGATATACCtcttcatttaattctAGCTTTGAAACGTCTCCTTTACCAAGTATACAAAGAAGGAAATCAATTGCTGGTGTCAATACTAACGATAGTACACAGCTGAATACAAATGAAGATTATTCAGGGTCTTCCATTTTGTTAGCTCTGCCACAGCCTGTTGGAACTGATATGTTGAAAACtccaaaaattaaaacGACAGGCATGTTTGAAAAAACACCTGTACGCTTTATTACAACCCCAAGAGATGATGGCTCactattaaaaaaatggCAAACCCCAtccaatatatttgaagattTCTACTGTTCACCTCTATTTAAAGGAATGGGAACACCAATAAAATTCAGCAGCACTCCAAATGGTgcatcaaataaaatattgtcACCATCAGGTAAATTATCTCAAGATAATGTATTAAAGGATTCCAATAAATCACAATTATCATCAAATGGTTTATTTGGTGTAGATGTTTATTCTGTTTGGAAGAGAGCCACCGAAAACAAATCGGAAGCTAAGATACTTGATGAGAAACTGAGCAAATTCTCAGAAGTAGAAGAGAAAAAACAATAG
- the RAD18 gene encoding E3 ubiquitin-protein ligase RAD18 (similar to Saccharomyces cerevisiae RAD18 (YCR066W); ancestral locus Anc_6.332) produces MNNSVSDPTDYAKSSIPKLSQLDSLLRCHICKNFLKNPVLTPCSHTFCSICMRLYLSKEAKCPLCLKEVRESMLRSEYLVNEIVGSYTNIRDELLANLKKQEARQDGQDISIVEVESDSESLQVLDIEEDTKQYISKQLSNQRNRINNSHMTKKVTKKSNDIHSFLKSKSNDIMLKNSQLIECPVCSKMVPKQTLESLHLDKCLEEQSSKQTDSSNNNDDLTVLSENITEFESDNSKDKSKKITKHRAKINDSKLIPNEKTSNHFDRYLQSTAASEHQRLPKINFSHMVTSQIKLKLASLNLPSTGTRQNMIERYNHYEILWNSNFCDSINPVAESELRRQLASWEVSQKKASNSSGNSISSLMEIAKASNHGLSYKTLMLKFRTDSFNKKAWANIFAKEFNELKKEAMSKLKKGKIKSINEVPSETQNEEKKEQRNERNDITQNEIEPNTCFDLLSSENVIELTQQSNSNDSIPDITISNTQEY; encoded by the coding sequence ATGAATAATTCAGTATCGGATCCGACTGATTATGCTAAATCTTCAATACCGAAACTATCACAGTTAGATTCGTTATTAAGATGTCATATTTGtaagaattttttaaaaaatccTGTTCTTACGCCATGTAGTCATAcattttgttcaatttGCATGAGACTATATTTAAGCAAAGAAGCAAAGTGTCCACTGTGCTTGAAAGAAGTACGAGAATCAATGTTAAGGAGTGAATATTTGGTTAATGAGATAGTTGGATCGTATACTAATATCAGAGATGAACTATTGGCAAACTTGAAGAAACAAGAGGCTAGACAAGATGGTCAAGATATCTCGATTGTTGAAGTGGAATCCGACTCGGAAAGTCTACAAGTCTTAGATATAGAAGAGGATACCAAGCAATATATTAGCAAGCAGTTATCAAATCAGAGAAACAGGATAAACAACAGTCATATGACCAAAAAGGTAACGAAGAAGAGCAACGATATACACAGCTTTTTAAAATCCAAAAGTAATGACATtatgttaaaaaattcacAACTAATAGAATGCCCAGTTTGCTCAAAAATGGTACCGAAACAAACACTAGAAAGTTTACATCTTGATAAATGCTTAGAAGAACAATCATCAAAGCAAACTGActcttctaataataatgatgatttgACTGTCTTATCTGAAAATATTACAGAATTCGAAAGCGATAATAGCAAGGAcaaatcaaagaaaattacTAAACATCGTGCCAAAATAAATGACTCTAAACTAATTCCTAATGAAAAAACATCTAACCATTTTGATAGGTATTTACAATCGACTGCTGCCTCAGAACATCAGCGTTTACCCAAAATAAACTTTTCGCACATGGTGACTTCCcaaataaaactaaaattaGCATCACTTAACTTGCCATCCACTGGTACCAGACAGAATATGATTGAAAGGTATAATCATTATGAAATTTTATGGAATAGCAATTTTTGTGATTCAATTAACCCAGTAGCTGAAAGCGAATTACGTCGACAATTAGCAAGTTGGGAAGTATCTCAAAAAAAAGCATCGAACTCGTCTGGAAATTCAATCTCAAGCTTAATGGAAATAGCTAAAGCAAGCAATCACGGTCTATCATATAAAACATTAATGTTAAAATTCAGAACCGAttcattcaataaaaaagcTTGGGCTAATATATTTGCTAAAGAATTTAACGAACTGAAAAAGGAAGCTATGTCGAAGTTAAAGAAAGgcaaaataaaatcaataaatgaAGTACCAAGTGAAACACAGAATGAGGAAAAGAAGGAGCAACGAAATGAACGCAACGATATAACACAAAACGAGATAGAACCTAATACATGTTTTGATCTTTTAAGTTCGGAAAACGTAATTGAATTGACACAACAAAGCAATAGCAATGACtcgataccagatattacaaTTTCAAACACTCAAGAATATTAG
- the SLA2 gene encoding Sla2p (similar to Saccharomyces cerevisiae SLA2 (YNL243W); ancestral locus Anc_1.119): protein MGRGAGDLSKAVKKACSIEETAPKRKHVRACIVYTWDTHSSKEFFHILKNSTLFNDPVQLFKMLTLIHKVIQEGHPSALIEGIRNRSWIKSLARMSDGENMRMHGDGDGYDRLIRKYVEFLVQKLNFHAHHRGFRNGTFEYKEYISLISINDLDQGYETILQLMALQDQVDEFSNFVFASINRGANNDLKISSLVPLISESYGIYKFITSMVRAINTQLDDDGVLDLLKEKVEQQHLRLFEFYADCSSIKLLSSLVTIPKLPRDPPNLTAQLDVVPQTSESLAKPQETRRAPSPQKRSGTVSPQQPPRPQKATATGSTHTAPAVQPTPAQHMPATTIAPLVPMLTAAAFPQAAMMTGGSFINPVLTGGPNMFLNMHDQTTGNAGFGTAATGSLSNAAAVNNMQLNTSLTGGNNITGTFPMQQQMPTTTFGATFNTSQMTGGMMPAQITGGLVPAHMTGGMMPAQVTGGLVPAQATGGMVPAQATGGMVPAQLTGSYNNHVAGQVTGGMVPAQLTGSFNSQMSSQLTSNVVSAQGTNGMISNQMTGGFQPQVQSQSQPPNNFNNSIPAQVTGGFNSNMPAQLTGGVVPNMGMANTGFGNATTSTQQQFTHNNPMQTNTLAAGAAGTMLNQLEENQKLLEQYDIQLQKNESEMNEIKERLSTTTKDLTSVQERYDALSKLYSQLRQEHLRLLPRAQNSTPEETLDFVLQGAINSLQSTPSSKIISKYATDLATHMNNFIFSKNDFNNVVYAATLFSSSITSLSSSAANSTNQTERDNVQRVAYQAQTYLNKLKSTTLAPLSTEAKTDAVINANIEMQRTLQLLG from the coding sequence ATGGGTAGAGGTGCTGGCGATTTGTCAAAGGCTGTTAAGAAGGCGTGCTCGATCGAGGAGACTGCACCAAAGAGAAAACATGTCAGAGCTTGTATTGTGTACACTTGGGACACGCATTCCAGCAAAGAGTTCTTCCACATTCTGAAGAATTCCACTTTGTTTAACGACCCTGTGCAATTATTCAAGATGTTGACTTTAATCCATAAGGTCATCCAGGAGGGCCATCCTAGTGCGCTGATCGAGGGTATTAGGAACAGATCATGGATAAAGTCGTTGGCTAGAATGTCGGACGGTGAAAACATGCGTATGCACGGTGATGGGGATGGATACGATAGGCTGATCAGAAAATATGTCGAGTTTTTAGTTCAGAAATTGAATTTCCATGCGCACCATAGAGGTTTCAGAAACGGTACCTTCGAATACAAGGAGTACATTTCTTTGATCAGTATCAACGACTTGGACCAAGGCTATGAAActattttacaattgatGGCTTTACAGGACCAGGTCGACGAGTTTTCGAATTTTGTATTTGCATCCATCAATAGAGGTGCGAACAATGATCTGAAGATTTCCTCATTAGTTCCACTGATTTCAGAATCATATGGTATATATAAGTTCATTACCTCCATGGTAAGAGCAATCAACACTCAATTGGATGACGATGGTGTGTTGGATTTgttgaaagaaaaagttGAACAACAACATTTACGATTATTCGAATTTTATGCCGATTGTTCTTCAATCAAATTGTTATCGAGCTTAGTGACAATTCCAAAGTTGCCAAGAGACCCACCAAATTTAACGGCACAATTAGACGTGGTCCCACAAACATCGGAAAGTCTCGCAAAACCACAAGAGACAAGACGTGCTCCTTCTCCACAAAAGAGAAGCGGGACAGTTTCTCCTCAGCAACCACCAAGACCTCAAAAGGCAACTGCTACTGGGTCCACACATACGGCTCCTGCAGTGCAACCAACTCCTGCACAACACATGCCGGCTACAACCATAGCTCCGTTGGTACCAATGTTAACAGCTGCTGCATTCCCGCAAGCTGCGATGATGACCGGTGGTAGTTTTATTAATCCTGTATTAACCGGTGGTCCAAATATGTTCTTAAACATGCACGATCAAACAACTGGTAATGCAGGTTTTGGTACTGCAGCTACAGGTTCATTAAGTAATGCAGCTGCCGTTAATAACATGCAACTGAACACTTCACTAACAGGTGGGAATAATATTACAGGCACGTTTCCTATGCAACAACAAATGCCAACAACAACATTTGGTGCTACTTTCAATACCTCTCAAATGACTGGTGGTATGATGCCTGCTCAGATTACTGGGGGATTGGTTCCTGCCCATATGACTGGTGGTATGATGCCTGCTCAGGTTACCGGGGGCTTGGTTCCTGCTCAGGCTACCGGAGGAATGGTGCCTGCGCAAGCCACTGGAGGGATGGTTCCTGCTCAATTGACAGGTTCATATAATAATCATGTTGCTGGTCAAGTTACAGGAGGCATGGTTCCTGCGCAATTAACCGGTTCTTTCAATAGTCAAATGTCTAGCCAACTGACTAGTAATGTGGTCTCGGCACAAGGAACCAACGGTATGATCTCAAATCAAATGACTGGCGGGTTCCAACCCCAAGTTCAATCTCAATCTCAACCACCtaacaattttaataactcTATTCCGGCTCAAGTTACAGGCGGTTTCAATTCAAACATGCCAGCGCAGTTGACCGGTGGTGTTGTTCCAAACATGGGAATGGCCAACACTGGTTTCGGCAATGCCACCACTTCAACACAACAACAATTCACTCATAATAATCCAATGCAAACAAATACATTAGCAGCTGGTGCTGCTGGTACTATGTTGAACCAACTGGAAGAAAaccaaaaattattagaacaATATGATATTCAATTACAAAAGAATGAGTCAGAAATGAATGAGATCAAGGAACGCTTGTCAACCACGACTAAGGATTTAACGTCGGTGCAAGAAAGATATGATGCCCTTTCTAAGTTATATTCACAGCTTCGTCAAGAACATTTGAGATTATTACCTAGGGCACAAAACAGCACCCCGGAAGAAACATTAGATTTTGTGTTGCAAGGTGCTATTAACAGTCTACAATCCACACCTTCCTCTAAAATTATCTCAAAATATGCTACTGATTTAGCTACGCACATGAATAACTTTATCTTTTCGAAGAATGATTTTAACAATGTTGTCTACGCTGCAACTTTATTCAGTAGCTCCATCACGTCATTGTCAAGCTCGGCTGCCAATTCTACTAATCAAACAGAAAGAGATAATGTGCAAAGAGTTGCCTATCAAGCCCAaacttatttgaataaactAAAGTCGACTACATTAGCTCCCCTTTCGACAGAAGCAAAAACGGACGCCGTTATCAATGCCAACATAGAAATGCAAAGAACTTTACAATTATTAGGGTAG
- the TPHA0D03870 gene encoding uncharacterized protein (similar to Saccharomyces cerevisiae YSP1 (YHR155W) and SIP3 (YNL257C); ancestral locus Anc_1.100), whose amino-acid sequence MQNTLHPDRKVSQPDAGEVHDQETHSKDEIKLKLISVELKEASIDSPAFRASVNYFHTRIELFETQLQMQLDYTDSQYKNSVKSFRSMYEILLTGFLPPSNLIESTLTDNQAYLPNLIDNFSTDYYFFGIEIFKLVAGDLNTYTSLIINLIKTIIEPYKQKRTNFTYYQSKYDNMIATFQSINVLHNNLEPESIMEDSIHIYDIRKSYLEASLDLMAEIFTMRVKFDKHLIDLVSVIRKSTRFNILDTKIKVNLLNIHKTFFFDNASEDFDAVDNFIDINEFQAWIKKVMDVISTASDDLMVVKNQLYEHTLQRIAPSKDMRNYVIKDVSMGILDIVRSNNAMVTDMKESPNISGWLYMKTYVGEQNRLVWVRRWCFIQNSVFGIFALSTSKVYVEETDKFGVLNIDLRYEPLSQRKFCFHLYISKEKKVQKKNLHSIAKETATTVEPDIIVTLQAESYKELKNWFLVFKQAKAYASNLSVDNAEYTTARGRYPPRYLEFASKSITSKDKELTTVNSDTISIKKTLNCEYSEFDFLTIFNKDSNTQEPAFHFMVTSPPITTRFTQLALLTRMIQAPPNYPDAVLINIWGTTDWHEHSVTRGASTTNNIIKKNNSYSYNSNNSEVKYPKNYSERDMIITSQFKSIFYSFNDQYSFDEDEFVLFNYRGYWCPNKHQGFTLTCFITNKYFYHYMDTLGFISLMRKEIKDVISVEQDKITPNLLHFYYLNETSVSQYIYFEKACTVQAIYNFLLENNVSQTPKNINEVLQTLKDIQNNMNKTPRNISKVPKYSNLDCSYYAQVPKSFDPNGKLNIFKKQYHVHYRSSFDISPKGLLHCLLGDHSDIFKKCSLFTGNGSNYSGKHFWREHWKSADSVELVKESKAPVEDSDDKMSGTKKVTRYYNINTVDTTLRLTMLIDDKYYEIQQDPIILKFSFCRYCKIQLKYTISSKTAEDQQPKTLLVVFHDISFLDPKTNEPVTDLSLQEKIIRELLYCTNEQLFLHVKKLLKYYLDKLGNHDRTTRAINYFGMIAVIKSKKDNVHLEKSTEDHEHNIVDINISVVLALAFKVYVVRFCKIFKTYLRIGCILLAKQLLSLMSVNVLIYITLLFSSLTSIFYIGRGIKVHVSMKKSHNILHNFISSSDSWKMQRELNITTVKELIHNITVEDPDLAFGTFNKIDKANSRTYAETKKELNIKRNELLFDLNMLESLEQNLIQGNYRKFLIQEVNNCNKVKDELPSHWNNDTMLQDYCASCSVTLDKICSLLL is encoded by the coding sequence atgcaaAATACGTTGCATCCTGATAGAAAGGTGTCTCAGCCAGATGCCGGCGAGGTGCACGATCAAGAAACGCATTCTAAAGATGAGATAAAACTGAAACTGATATCCGTGGAATTGAAAGAGGCATCCATCGATTCTCCTGCTTTTAGGGCCTCTGTGAACTATTTTCACACGAGAATTGAGCTGTTTGAAACCCAGTTGCAGATGCAATTGGATTACACCGACTCTCAATACAAGAATTCTGTGAAGAGTTTCAGATCAATGTACGAAATACTGTTGACGGGATTTCTACCGCCATCCAACTTAATCGAGTCGACACTGACTGACAACCAGGCGTATCTTCCCAATTTGATTGATAATTTCAGTACAgattactatttttttggtattgaaatatttaagtTAGTTGCTGGTGATTTGAATACGTATACTTCCTTGATCATCaatctaataaaaacaataatcGAACCTTATAAACAGAAGAGAACGAATTTCACTTATTATCAGTCCAAGTACGACAACATGATTGCTACCTTCCAAAGCATCAACGTCCTGCATAATAATCTGGAACCAGAATCGATAATGGAAGATTCgatacatatatatgatatCAGAAAGAGTTATCTCGAGGCTTCTCTAGATTTAATGGCAGAAATATTTACTATGAGGGTGAAGTTTGACAAACATCTCATCGATTTGGTGTCTGTCATTAGGAAATCAACACGGTTTAACATTCTagatacaaaaataaaggtCAACTTATTGAATATTCATAAgactttcttttttgacAACGCATCTGAGGATTTCGATGCTGTTGATAATTTCATAGATATCAACGAATTTCAAGCATGGATAAAGAAAGTTATGGATGTGATCTCCACAGCATCAGATGATTTAATGGTAGTCAAAAACCAATTATATGAACATACTTTGCAAAGAATTGCTCCTTCAAAAGACATGCGTAATTATGTTATTAAAGATGTCAGCATGGGAATATTAGATATAGTAAGGTCCAACAATGCGATGGTCACAGATATGAAAGAATCTCCAAATATTTCCGGTTGGTTATACATGAAAACTTATGTCGGTGAACAAAATAGGTTGGTTTGGGTTAGACGTTGGTGTTTTATTCAGAACTCTGTTTTTGGGATCTTTGCCCTTTCTACATCAAAGGTATATGTGGAAGAGACAGATAAATTTGGTGTTCTAAACATAGATTTGCGATATGAACCACTGTCTCAGAGAAAATTCTGTTTCCACTTATACATTtcaaaagagaaaaaagtCCAAAAAAAGAATCTACACTCGATTGCAAAAGAAACTGCAACTACTGTGGAACCAGATATTATTGTTACATTGCAAGCTGAAAGTtataaagaattaaaaaattggtTTCTTGTGTTTAAGCAAGCGAAGGCATACGCTTCTAATCTATCTGTTGATAATGCTGAATATACAACAGCCCGAGGAAGATATCCCCCAAGATATCTCGAATTTGCATCGAAATCTATAACATCAAAAGATAAAGAGTTAACGACTGTCAACTCTGATACCATTtctattaaaaaaacaCTTAATTGCGAATATTCTGAATTTGACTTTTTAAccatatttaataaagacAGCAATACTCAAGAACCCGCATTCCATTTTATGGTAACAAGTCCTCCTATAACAACAAGATTCACTCAATTAGCATTGCTAACTAGGATGATACAGGCACCTCCAAATTATCCAGACGCCgttttaattaatatttggGGAACCACGGATTGGCATGAACATTCTGTGACCAGAGGAGCTTCCActacaaataatatcataaagaaaaataactCTTACTCATATAATTCCAATAATTCAGAGGTTAAATATCCTAAAAATTATTCAGAGAGAGATATGATTATTACTAGTCAGTTCAAAAgcattttttattctttcaatgatcaatattcatttgatgaagatgaatttgttttatttaattacaGAGGATATTGGTGTCCGAATAAACATCAAGGATTCACTTTAACTTGTTTCATTACAAATAAGTATTTCTATCATTATATGGACACTCTAGGTTTTATTAGTTTGATGAGAAAAGAGATTAAAGATGTTATATCAGTCGAACAAGATAAAATTACCCCCAATCTCCTTcacttttattatttgaatgaaaCCTCCGTCAGTCagtatatttattttgagAAGGCATGTACAGTCCAAGCGATATATAACTTCCTCTTAGAAAATAATGTGAGTCAAACCCCAAAGAATATTAATGAAGTGCTTCAAACACTAAAGGAtatacaaaataatatgaataaaaCCCCTAGAAACATTTCCAAGGTTCCAAAATATAGTAATTTAGACTGTTCGTACTATGCACAAGTGCCAAAATCATTTGACCCCAATGGAAAGTTgaacatttttaaaaaacagTACCATGTTCACTATCGGTCATCTTTTGATATATCTCCAAAGGGTTTATTGCACTGTTTGCTAGGTGACCATTCGGATATTTTTAAGAAGTGCAGTTTATTTACTGGGAATGGAAGCAACTACAGCGGTAAGCATTTTTGGAGAGAGCACTGGAAGAGTGCAGACTCTGTAGAACTAGTAAAGGAATCAAAAGCACCCGTTGAGGATAGTGACGATAAAATGAGCGGAACTAAGAAGGTCACTagatattataatataaatactgTTGATACCACGCTGAGATTAACAATGTTGattgatgataaatattatgaaaTACAACAGGATCCCAtcatattaaaattttcattttgtagATATTGTAAGATACAATTGAAATACACAATATCATCGAAAACTGCCGAAGATCAGCAACCAAAAACTTTATTAGTAGTCTTCCATGACATCAGCTTTCTTGATCCGAAAACTAATGAACCTGTCACTGATCTAAGTCTCCAAGAGAAAATAATTAGAGAATTACTATATTGTACCAATGAGCAATTATTTCTGCATGTTAAAAAACTTCTGAAGTATTATTTGGATAAACTTGGTAACCATGATAGAACGACGAGAgctataaattattttggGATGATTGCAGTTATAAAGtcaaaaaaagataatgtCCATTTAGAAAAGAGCACTGAGGATCATGAACATAACATTGTTGACATAAATATAAGCGTTGTTCTAGCTCTTGCATTCAAAGTTTACGTTGTTCGTTTTTGTAAGATATTCAAAACATATTTGAGAATCGGATGTATACTTTTGGCAAAGCAGTTATTAAGTCTAATGTCGGTTAAtgttttgatttatattaCACTACTCTTCTCATCATTAACAAGCATCTTTTATATTGGTAGGGGTATTAAAGTGCATGtttcaatgaaaaaatcTCATAACATACTACATAACTTTATCTCATCATCAGATTCATGGAAAATGCAAAGAGAATTAAACATTACTACTGTAAAAGAGTTAATACATAATATTACAGTGGAGGATCCTGATCTTGCATTTGGGACGTTTAACAAAATTGATAAAGCTAATTCTCGAACTTATGCAGAAACCAAAAAAGAGTTAAATATCAAACGAAATGAATTACTTTTTGACCTTAATATGCTAGAATCACTCGAACAAAATCTTATCCAAGGCAATTACAggaaatttttaattcaaGAAGTTAATAACTGTAACAAAGTTAAGGATGAACTACCTAGCCACTGGAATAATGACACAATGTTACAAGACTATTGTGCATCATGTTCAGTAACTTTAGACAAAATTTGTTCCTTACTATtgtaa